A genome region from Clostridium sp. JN-9 includes the following:
- the pta gene encoding phosphate acetyltransferase — MELMNKIWKLAQKDKKRIVLPEGEEERNLQASEKIRNNGLAELILVGNKKVITENAAKLGVNIDGVEIRDPENDEKASSYANEFYELRKKKGMTPEKAAKIVKDPLYFATMMVKMGDADGMVSGAIHTTGDLLRPGLQIIKTAPGVSVVSSTFIMMVPECEFGDSGLLLFADCAVNPNPTTEQLASIAISTADTAKNLCGIEPKVAMLSFSTMGSADHELVDKVRNSVEIARGMRKDIEIDGELQLDAAIVKKVADLKAPNSKVAGRANVLIFPDLQSGNIGYKLVQRFAKAEAIGPVCQGFAKPINDLSRGCSSDDIVNVVAVTAVQAQNS, encoded by the coding sequence ATGGAACTTATGAACAAAATCTGGAAGTTAGCACAAAAAGATAAAAAGAGAATTGTGCTTCCAGAAGGAGAAGAAGAAAGAAATTTACAAGCTTCTGAGAAAATCAGGAACAATGGTCTTGCAGAATTGATTTTGGTGGGAAATAAAAAAGTCATCACTGAAAATGCAGCAAAGCTTGGAGTGAACATTGATGGAGTTGAAATTAGAGACCCTGAAAATGATGAAAAGGCTTCAAGTTATGCAAATGAATTTTATGAATTAAGAAAGAAAAAGGGAATGACACCAGAAAAAGCAGCAAAGATAGTTAAAGATCCTCTTTATTTTGCCACAATGATGGTAAAGATGGGCGATGCTGATGGTATGGTATCTGGTGCAATTCATACTACAGGAGATTTATTAAGACCAGGTCTTCAAATAATTAAAACTGCACCAGGTGTAAGTGTGGTTTCAAGTACATTTATTATGATGGTGCCTGAATGTGAATTTGGAGATTCAGGGTTACTTTTATTCGCAGACTGTGCAGTAAACCCAAATCCAACCACAGAGCAATTAGCTTCAATAGCAATAAGCACAGCAGATACTGCTAAAAATTTATGCGGCATAGAACCAAAAGTTGCAATGCTCTCATTTTCAACTATGGGAAGTGCAGACCATGAACTGGTTGATAAGGTGAGAAATTCAGTTGAAATTGCAAGGGGAATGCGCAAAGACATAGAAATAGATGGAGAATTGCAGCTTGATGCTGCTATAGTAAAAAAAGTTGCTGATTTAAAGGCACCAAACAGTAAAGTTGCTGGAAGGGCAAATGTATTGATTTTCCCAGACTTGCAGTCAGGTAACATTGGATATAAATTAGTTCAAAGATTTGCCAAAGCTGAAGCTATAGGACCAGTATGCCAGGGGTTTGCTAAGCCTATTAATGATTTGTCAAGAGGATGTTCCTCAGATGATATAGTTAACGTTGTAGCTGTGACTGCGGTCCAAGCTCAAAATTCATAA